Below is a window of Mycolicibacterium rhodesiae NBB3 DNA.
GGGTAGTTGTCCATCGGCGTTCCGGGCCACGCCTGCGACTCGTCGTCGCGGTGTCCGGCCGGGTCGTCGTAATAGCCGTCGGAAAAGTCGTCGGACTCCGCTACGTCGTCGTATTCCTCGTCGTCGTAATACTCGTCGTAGTCGTCCCCGCGCAACGCCCGCGCCGAGAACAGGCTCCGCATGGTGTCGGGCACCTCGCGGATTGTGGTCCCGGTCAACAGAAGCAGGCCGAACAGTGCCGCGATGAACAGCAGCGGTGCCGCGATCCAGACCGTCAGGCCCTCTGAGATCGGACCGCCCATTGCGAAGCCGAAAAAGCCCGCGGCGTGCTGACGCGCGACGGGATCCGCCGGGGAACCCGCTGCCAGATGCCAGAGCCCCAGCACGGGCAGCACGATCATCGTCACGCCGAGAATCAGCCGCGGCCGGGTCTCGGGGTTGGGCTCGGTGCGCATCAGGAGTACGGCGACCACGGCCAACGCGATCGGCAGCAACGCGACCGACGATCCGATGAGGACCCGCAGGAAGGTGTCGATCCATGCCCCGACCGGACGTGCCGCGTCGAACCACGAACTCGCGGCGATGACGACGGCGATGCCCAGCAGCGCCAGCGCGATGCCGTCGCGGCGGTGGCCGGGCTCGAGCTCGCGGGCCCGCCCGACCGAGCGTGCGGTGGAACCGGCGCCCTTGGCCAGCATCAGCCAGCCCGCGCGGACACCGCGGCCGACGGTCGCGCCGGCCGACGAGACGGGCGAGGAACTCCGTCGCGGTGCGGGCTTCCGCTTCTGTGCGGTCCGCGTCGAGGACCGTGCGCCGGACTTTGACCTGCTAGAACGGCTGCCGGAGCGCGCGGCGGTCTTACTGGGCATGCCTGTAAGCCTAGTCGCATCAGCCCCATATTCACCATCAGCCACACGGGTCACAGAAAGGTATCAATCGCTGACCTGGGCCGACGGCCGCCATATGCGCTGATCTGGGGCTATTACCGGGTAGCCGGAATTTAGTTAGGTTCACTGAGTAGGGTGTTCACCGTTCCGGCCAGCACTCACCGAGGAGTACCGCCCATGCCCATCGTCGTCGTCGCAACCATGAAGGCAAAACCGGAGTCGGTGGACGCCGTCCGAGACGCTTGCAAGCAGGCCATCGAGGCGGTGCACTCCGAGCCCGGCTGCGACCTCTACGCACTTCATGAGGCCGACGGCACCTTCGTCTTCGTCGAGCAGTGGACCGATGCGGATGCGCTGACCGCGCACAGCCAGGCTCCGGCTGTCGCGACGCTGTTCGGCACCGTCGGCGAACTCCTCGACGGCGCACCGGACATCAAGATGCTGCAGCCCGTCGTCGGCGGCGATCCCGCGAAGGGTGCACTGCGCCCGTAATGCGTGCCCTCGACGGCAAGGTCGCGTTCATCACCGGCGCCGCCCGCGGTCAGGGTCGCGCGGAGGCCATCCGGCTGGCATCCGACGGTGCGAACATCATCGCGGTCGACATCTGCGACCAGATCGCGTCGGTGCCCTATCCGCTGGCGACACCCGACGATCTTGCGCTCACCGTCAAGCTCGTCGAGGACACCGGTGCGCGAATCGTGGCGCAGCAGGCCGATGTCCGCGACCAGGACGGATTGAAGAGCGCGCTGGCTGCCGGACTCGACGAACTGGGCCGTCTGGACATCGTCATCGCCAACGCGGGCATCGCGCCGATGGATACGGGCCAGGCCGGCTGGCGCGACGTCGTCGACGTCAATCTGACCGGCACGTACCACACCGTCGAGGTCGCCATCCCGACGCTGATCGAGCAGGGTGAAGGTGGCTCGATTGTGCTGATCAGTTCTGTCGCGGGACTTGTCGGCATGGTGAGCGGGGATCCGGGCGCGATGGGCTACACAGCGGCGAAGCACGGCATTGTCGGGCTGATGCGCCAGTACGCGAATATTCTTGCCGAACACAGCATTCGCGTGAACTCCGTGCACCCCACGGGGGTGAACACGCCGATGATCGACAACGACTTCGTCCGAGCGTGGCTTCAGCGGATGGGTCCTCAGGCCGGGGGCAACGCGCTACCGGTACCTGCGGTCGAGCCCGAGGACATCGCCAACGCGGTGGCGTGGCTGGTTTCCGATGCCGCGCGCTACGTCACCGGGGTGACTCTCCCCGTGGACGCCGGAGCGATCGTCAAGCGCTGAGTTACTAGACCTCGATGACCGTGGGCACGATCATCGGCTGGCGGCGATAGGCCTCGCCGACCCACTTGCCCACCGCCCTCCGGACGGCCTGGGCGATCCGGGCGACGTCGGTGACCTGTTCGGCGGCAAGCGTTTCCAGTGCTTCCTGAACCTTACGGGTGGCGGGTTCCAGCGCTTTGGGATCCTCGGAGAAGCCGCGCGAGTGCAGCTGTGGCGCGGCCGCCAACTTGCCGGTGCCGCTGCGCAGCACCACCGTCACGCCGATGAACCCGGAAGACAGCGTCAGCCGTTCTCCGACAACGGTTTCGCCGACATCGCCGTGGACCAGCCCGTCGACGAACATCTTGCCCGTCGACACCGCACCGGCGATCGACGCACGGCCCGCGACCAGGTCGACGCTGACACCGTTCTCCGCCAGCACGATGTTCTCCTCCGGCACGCCCGTGCGTGCTGCCAGCGCCGCGTTGGCCCGCAACATACGCCAGGTGCCGTGCACCGGCATCACGTTGCGTGGCCGCACGCCGTTGTACAGGAAGAGCAGTTCACCGGCATAGGCGTGCCCCGACACATGCACCCGCACATGAGCGTTCGTCACGACGCGGGCACCGATCTTCGCCAGCGCATCGAGAACGCCGAAGATCGCCTCCTCGTTGCCCGGGATCTGTGACGACGACATGATGATGAGGTCGCCGGGGGTCAAGGTGATGCTGCGATGCTCGCCGCGCGACATCCGCGACAGCGCGGCCATCGTTTCGCCCTGGGTGCCGGTGGTCACCAGCACCACCCGCTCGGGAGGCATCATCTCGGCCGCGCCGATGTCGATGATGTCGTCGTTGTTGGTCAGTGTCAGGTAGCCGAGCTCCTTGGCGATCCCCATGTTGCGGACCATCGACCGTCCGACGAAAGCCACCTTGCGGTCCAGCGCGACCGCGGCGTCGATGATCTGTTGCACGCGACCGACATTGGATGCGAAGCAGGCCACGATCACCCGCCCCTGCGCCCCGCGCATCAGCCGGTGGATGTTCGGGCCGATCTCGCTCTCCGAGGGACCGACGCCGGGGATCTCGGAGTTCGTCGAATCGCAGAGGAACAGATCGACTCCGGCGTCGCCGAGCCGTGACATGCCCGGCAGGTCGGTCGGTTTACCGTCGGGCGGTGACTGATCGAGCTTGATGTCGCCGGTGTGCAGCACCGTGCCCGCGCCGGTGTGAATCGCGATCGCGAGACACCCGGGAATGGAGTGGTTGACGGCGAAGTATTCGCATTCGAAGACGCCGTGCGTGGAGCTCTGGCCCTCGTCGACCTCCTCGAACACCGGCTTGATGCGGTGTTCGCGGCACTTCTCCGCCACCAGCGCCAACGTGAACTTCGAACCGACCACCGGGATGTCGGGGCGCAGCTTGAGCAGGAACGGGATGGCGCCGATGTGGTCCTCGTGCGCGTGGGTCAGCACGAGAGCCTCCACATCGTCGAGGCGGTCCTGCACGAGGCGCAGATCGGGGAGGATCAGATCGACCCCCGGCTCGTCGTGAGTCGGGAACAGTACCCCACAGTCGACGATCAGCAGTTTGCCCAGATGCTCGAAAACGGTCATGTTGCGGCCGATCTCGCTGACGCCACCGAGCGCGGTGACCCGCAGTCCGCCTGGGACCAGAGGTCCCGGTGGCGCGAGTTCTTCGTTCACTACCGCAGCACCGTGGCGGCGCGCATATCTGCGGCCAGCGCGTCGATCTGCTCCGAAGTGGCCGGCATCTGCGGTAGCCGCGGCTCGCCGGCGTCGAAACCCTGCAGCCGCAGCCCCTCCTTGGCGAAGGTCACACCACCCAACCGTGCCTGTGCGTCGGCCAGCGGACCCAGCGTGACATTGATCTTGCGGGCCGTGGCGACATCACCGGAGTTGAACGCCGACAACATGTCCCGCAGCTGACTCGCGGCCACGTGGCCCCACACGCTGACGAAGCCGACAGCGCCCATCGCCAGCCACGGCAGGTTCAGCGCATCGTCACCCGAGTAGTACGCCAGCCCGGTTTCCGCAATGATCTGCCCGCCGCCGTGCAGATCGCCCTTGGCGTCCTTGATGGCCACGATGTTGGGATGGCCGGCCAGCGTGCGGATCGTGTCCCACTCGATCGGAATGGCCGAGCGCGGCGGAATGTCGTACAGCACGACCGGCAGCGGCGTGGCGTCGGCGATCGCGGTGAAGTGCGCGATCAGGCCGGACTGTGGCGGACGCGAGTAATACGGCGTCACGACCAGCAGGCCGTGCGCGCCCTCACCCTGACACGCCCGCGCGAGCTCGATGCTGTGCTCGGTGTCGTAGGTCCCCGCGCCGGCGATGATGCGTGCCCGGTCCCCGACGGCCTCCAGCACCGCGCGCAGCAGCGTCAGCTTCTCGCCGTCGGTCGTCGTCGGAGACTCACCGGTGGTGCCCGACAGCACGAGGCCGTCGCAGCCTGCGTCGACGAGGCGGGTCGCCAAACGCGCAGCGGCGTCGGTGTCCAGCGAACCGTCGGGCTTGAAGGGCGTAGCCATCGCGGTCAGCACGGTGCCCAACTGGGCCGTCACGTCGAATCCGCTGGTGCTCACGATCAGCAAGATTACTCGCTCGGCCTCACGCTTCTGTCGCTAGCGGGCTGGTTGCCACCTCCGTGCCGTCAGCCAGCGCGTAGATCTCGAAGTCCGAGAACGCCTGCGGTGCGACATCGATCAGCTGACGCAGACATTCGACCGCGAGCCGGCGAATCTCCAAGTCGGCGTGCTCGCTGGCGCGCATCGCGATGAAATGCCGCCACGCGCGATAGTTGCCGGTGACGACGATGCGGGTCTCGGTGGCGTTCGGCAGCACCGCGCGGGCTGCCTGCCTGGCCTGCTTGCGTCGCAGGACGGCCTTGCTGTCCCCCGGCTCGTCACCCATGTACTTGGCTTCGAGCTTGGCGAGCAACTCCGTGTAGGCCGCCCGGCTGGCATCGGCGGCGGCGGCGAAGATCTCGGCCAGCTCGGGTTCGTCCTCCATTCCCGGGGGCAGCACGACCTCCGAGTCGTGCTCGGGGACGTAGCGCTGGGAGAGCTGCGAGTAGGAGAAATGCCGGTGCCGGATCAGTTCATGGGTGGCCGACCGCGAGATCCCGGTGATGTAGAAGGACACCGATGCGTGTTCGAGCACTGAGAAGTGGCCGACGTCGATGATGTGCCGCACGAACGACTCGTTGGTCGCGGTCCGTGGATTCGGCTTTGACCAGCTCTGATAGCAGGCCCGTCCGGCGAACTCGACCAGCGCGGGCCCACCCTCGGCGTCGGTGCTCCACGGCACGTCCGACGGTGGGAGAAAGTCCGTCTTGGCGATCAGCTGTACGCGCAGCGGCGCGATGTCGGCCACGGCTCACCCTAACGTGAGCGCCTTCCGTCGATGAGCACTGACGTGCGCGTTTGGGCGCGGTGTCGGAGGGGAATTATGCAGTCCTCGATCGGCGTTTAACCCAGCACCGATCTTGGAGGGAGGGTCAGCCGAATGCCCACTGATTACGACGCACCTCGCGCACGCAATGCCGATGATGTCGGCGACGAGTCGTTAGAGGACCTCACTGCCCGTCGTCGAGAGCAGGTCGACGTGGCAGTGCTCGACGTCGCAGACGGGGACGCCGTCGACGCGATCGATCTGCCCGATATCGACCTGTCCGGTGAGGAGCTCACCGTCCGGGTGATACCGAAGCAAGCCAACGAATTCACGTGCTCCAGTTGCTTCCTCGTGCAGCACCGCAACCGGCTCGCCCTGCAGTCCGGCGATCGATTGGTGTGCGCCGACTGCGTCTAGAGGTTCGTACGCCGCCATCCGCGCTAGTGTGACGCCATGGCGGCCCAGGGCGTGGCATCCCGTCTGCTCGACATCATGGAGTTCGATGTTCTGCCGATGACCGAACGCGGTGTGGCTGCGGGCAACAAGGTGTTCGGAGCCGCACTGCTGCGCAAGTCCGACATGTCGCTGGTGGTCGCCGGGACGAACAGCGAGACCGACAACCCACTGCTGCACGGGGAGATCAGCACCCTGAATCAGTTCTATGCGATGCCCGACCGGCCAACCACTCAGGATCTGATGTTCCTGTCCAGCCACGAGCCGTGTCCTCTGTGCCTGTCGGCCATCACCTGGGCGGGGTTCGACAACTTCTACTACTTCTTCACCTTCGAGGACTCCCGCGACGCCTTCGGCATCCCCCACGACCTGAAGATCCTCGAGGAGGTCTTCGGCGTGGAGGACGGCGAGTACCGGCACACCAACGCGTTCTGGACCGCCCACTCGATCGGCGACCTCGTCGAGGCCGAACCCGAACCGCTGCGCACCCAGCTGCGCACGCAGGACCAGCGGATCCGCGACGTCTACGCCGGGCTGTCACAGCAGTACCAGGACTCCAAAGGCAACAACGACATTCCGTTCAACTGAGGCCTCGAGTAGCGCGCCGCAGCAGTGGTGCGAGGTCGCCGCGCTTGCCCACCCTCACGTCTGCCAGCCCCAGCCATGTCGCCATCGTCCGCAGTTCAGGGGCCAGCGCCGCCGCGACCCGCGCCGGCTGCTCCCCGGGTTCGGCGAACGCGCCGACGACGTTGAGCGCACCCTGCGTGCGATCGGCCTTCAGGTCGACGCGCCCGACGAGTCTGCCGTCGAGCAAGAACGGCCATACGTAATACCCGAACTGGCGTTTGGGCTGCGGCACATAGATTTCGATTCGATAGTGGAACGCGAACAGCCGCTCCACGCGGGGCCGGAAGAAGATCAACGGATCGAACGGGCACAGCAGCGCCGTTCCACGATCGCGGCGAGGGATCTTGTGTCCCGCAGGCATATACGCCGGCGCGGCCCATCCGTCGACGTCGACGGTTTCCAGCTCGCCGTCCGCCACCAGCTTCGCGACGGCCGGCTTGCTCTGCTTGGGGCTGAGCCGGAAGTAGTCGCGGATATCGGCCTCTGTCCCGACGCCGAGCGCACCGGCGGCGCGCAGTATCAGCTCGCGCACCGCCTCGTCGTCACCGACATCGCGGGCGACCACGTCCGGGGGCAGCACCCGTTCGGTCAGGTCGTAATGGCGGGCGAAGCCGACGCGGGTGGCCGTCGTCAGCACGCCCGCCGACCACAACGCTTCGGTCACCCACTTCGTGTCACTACGGTCCCACCACGGGCCTTTGCGCCCGCGCTGTTCGGCGCCCAGATGTGCCTCGATCTGACCGGCGGTCGCCGGGCCCAGTTCCGCGATGGCGGCGACGATGTCGTCGGCCAGCCGTCCGTTCTTCTTGACGATCTCCCTACCCCAGCGGCCGTGGGTGTACTCCCGCATCCGCCAGCGCAGCAGCGGCCAGTCGTCGACGGCCATCAACGCGGCCTCGTGCGCCCAGTACTCGACGAGCAGGCGCGGAGAGCGGGCGGTGTGGCTCCATGCCGCGCGATCAAGCACGTCACGGTCGTAGGGTCCGAGCCGGCTGAACACCGGCGCGTAGTGGGCACGCACCGCGACCGAGACCGAATCCAGTTGCAGCACTTGGATCCGCGAGATCAGGCGGCGCAGGTGTGCGCGCGTGACCGGCCCGGTCGGTTTCTGGTCGGCGAAGCCCTGCGCGGCGACGGCGATCCGGCGGGCCTGGGTCGCGGTCAGCCTGCTCACGGGCGAACGTAGCTGAAAAACCGATAGCGCAGACCGGTGGAGCTCGTCAGCCACTCCCCCGCGGTGCCTATCCAGGTTTCATCCAGCGTGGGCGCCACGACGTCGCCGTCGTCGCGGGGCAGATCGATCTCCACCTCGGTGACCTCACACCGCGTCGCCAGTGGCAGCGCCAGCGCATAGATCTGTTCACCGCCGATCACCCAGGTGATGTCGTCGGTCAGGGCGTCCTGAAGCAGGGGAACCACGTGCGCGCCATCGGCCATGTAGTCAGCTTGCCGCGTCAGTACGACATTTTTCCGGCCGGGCAGCGGCCGCACCTTCGCGGGCAGCGACTCCCAGGTCAGCCGCCCCATGACGACGGTGCGTCCCATCGTCAGCTCCTTGAAGCGGGCCTGGTCCTCCGGCAGCCGCCACGGTATGCCGCCGTCGCGGCCGATGACACCCGTACTCGACTGGGCCCAGATCAGCCCGACCGTGGTCATGGCCGCCCGTTCCGGCCCTGCAGGCAGGCCGTCATACAGCCACGGGCGCCTTGATCGCCGGGTGCGGGTCGTAGTTCTTGATCACGACGTCGTCGTAGGTGTAGTCGAAGATCGAATCACGTGGCGCCAGAACGAGTTCCGGGTACGGCCGCGGCTCGCGGCTGAGCTGCTCGGTGACCTGTTGGACGTGGTTGTCGTAGATGTGGCAGTCGCCGCCGGTCCAGATGAACTCGCCGACGCCCAGGCCGGCCTGTGCGGCCATCATGTGTGTCAGCAGTGCGTAGCTGGCGATGTTGAAGGGCACGCCGAGGAACAGGTCGGCGCTGCGCTGGTACAACTGGCAGCTCAGCCGCCCGTCGGCGACGTAGAACTGGAAAAACGCGTGACACGGCGGTAGCGCCATCTGGGGGATTTCGCCGACGTTCCACGCCGAGACGATGTTGCGCCGCGAATCGGGGTCGGTCTTCAGCAGCTCCAACGCGGCGCTGATCTGGTCGATGTGTTCACCCGACGGCGTCGGCCACGACCGCCACTGCACACCGTAAACGGGCCCGAGATCGCCTGTGTCAGAAGCCCACTCGTCCCAGATCGTGACACCGTGCTCCTGCAGCCAGCGCACGTTCGAGTCGCCGCGCAGGAACCACAGCAGCTCGTAGACGATCGACTTGGTGTGCACCTTCTTGGTAGTGAGCAGCGGAAATCCGGCCGTCAGGTCGTAGCGCATCTGGTGGCCGAACAGGCTGCGGGTGCCGGTGCCCGTGCGGTCCGCTTTGGGGGTGCCGTGCTCGAGTACCAGGCGCAGGAGGTCCTCGTACGGCGTGCTTATAGACCCAGTGACCGGCACTCGGTCAGCTTACGTCGGAAGGGCAGGAGTAGAACCGATGGCATGCCGACAATCACCGACTCCATCACCACAGCAGACGGGACCTGCCGGGTCAGCCTGCACACCCCCGACGGGGACGGCCCGTGGCCCGGGATCGTCATGTACCCCGACGCCGGCGGCGCGCGCCAGACGTTCCGCGACATGGGCGACCAACTGGCCGCCTACGGCTACGCAGTCCTGGTGCCTGACGTGTACTACCGCGACGGCGACTGGGCCCCGTTCGAAATGGCGTCGGTGTTCACCGACGAGAACGAGCGCAAGCGCCTGTTCTCGATGATCTCCAAGGTGACGCCGGACATGATGGCCGCCGATGCCGGCGCGTTCTTCGACTACCTGGTGTCACGGCCCGAGGTCAGCGGCGAGGTGTTCGGCACCACCGGCTACTGCATGGGTGGGCGGACGTCGCTGGTGGTCGCGGGCCGAGTGCCCGACCGTGTTGCGGCGGCGATGTCGTTCCATGGCGGGGGTCTGGCCGCCGACGACCCCGGCAGCCCCCACCTGCTGGCCGATCAGATGCAAGCCGCGGTCTACGTCGGCGGCGCGGAGAACGACGCGTCCTTCACGACCGATGCGGCCGAGACCCTGGCCAAGGCGCTCACCGCGGCCAACGTCGAGTACCTCATCGAGTGGTACGCGGCCGGGCACGGGTTCGCCGTTCCCGACAACGCACCGTATGACCAGGCGGCCGCGCAACGGCACTGGGATGCGATGGAGTCGTTCTTCGGAGTGCACCTCGGCTGACCCGCGTCACGCCCTCGCGGGCCGGTGCGCAACCATTTACTGATGGACGTCCAGGCGACTGCAGAGCAACCCGATCCCAGCCACGGTTCGCGTATCGACCCGGTACTGGCTCGCAGTTGGCTGCTCGTCAACGGCGCGCAGTACGACCGCTTCGCACCCGCGGCCATATCCCGCGCCGACATCGTCGTCCTCGACATCGAGGACGCGGTTGCACCGAAGGACAAAGCGGGTGCGCGCGACAACGTCATCCGGTGGCTCGACGAGGGCAACAGCGACTGGGTGCGCGTCAACGGTTTCGGCACGCCGTGGTGGGCCGACGACCTCGACGCCTTGAGTAAGACCAAGGTCGGCGGGATCATGCTCGCGATGGTGGAGTCCGTCGACCACGTGACCGAGACGGCCAAGCGACTGCCGAACGTGCCCATCGTGGCGTTGGTGGAGACGGCCCGCGGGCTGGAGCGCATCACCGAGATCGCCGCGACCAAAGGCACATTCCGGCTGGCGTTCGGGATCGGCGACTTCCGGCGTGACACCGGCTTCGGAGACAACCCCACGACACTGGCTTACGCGCGTTCACGTTTCACGATCGCGGCCAAGGCGGCGCATCTGCCCAGTGCGATCGACGGGCCGACGGTCGGCTCGAGCGCCCTCAAGCTCAGTGAAGCGACAGCGGTTTCCGCTGAGTTCGGGATGACCGGGAAGATCTGTCTGACGCCGGACCAGTGCCCGACGGTGAACGAGGGACTGTCACCGTCCGCGGAGGAAATCAGTTGGGCCAAGGAGTTTTTCACCGAGTTCGAACGCGACGGCGGGGAGATTCGCAACGGGTCTGATCTGCCACGGATCGCGAGGGCCAACAAGATCCTCGATCTGGCGCGGTCCTACGGCATCGAGCCCTCGGAATTCGACGACGTCGACGACCCCGCGCACATCCCGGCGCCGTCGGACACGTACCACTACTGAACGCGTAGCCGAAACCTGTCCGACCGTGCTGCTTTGATGGGGTCATGTCCGCGGCCGGGGTGGTGATTCGTCCCAAAGATCGTGTCGAGATGCTGTTCGACGAGTTGGCGGAGTTGGCCGGCCAACGCAACGCCATCGACGGGCGCATCGTCGAGATCGTGGCCGAATTCGACCACGACGAACTGGTCGGCATCACCGGCGCGCGGTCAGTCGCGGCGTTGGTCGCCTGGAAGCTGGGTATGTCCTCGGCGAACGCCGGCACGATCGCCGCGGTAGCGCACCGACTTCCGGAGTTTCCCCGCTGCGCGGCGGGTATGACCGAGGGCCGGCTGTCGCTGGATCAAGTCGGTGTCATCGCCAAGAAGGCCGCCGACGGCTCCGACGACCACTACGCAACGTTCGCCGAAGTGGCCACCGTCAGCCAACTCAATACGGCGGTCAAGCTGGAACCACGCCCCACACCCGACCCCGCCCCGTGGTCGGTACCGCAGCGGTCGATCACCAAGACGAGCGATGAGCAGTGCGTGCGTTATCGCATGACCCTCACCCACGACGACGCCGCGACCTTCGACGCCGCGCTGGCCTCCCATCAGGACGCCCTCGTCGCGGAGTGGAAGCGCGACCACGACGACGACTCCGCTCAGGCGCCGCCGTTCCCGACAGCGCCTGATGCGTTCATGAGCCTGGTCACGGCCGGTTGGGACGCCGACGTGGCCCGCCGCCCCCACGGACAGCACACCACCGTCGTGGTGCACCTCGACGTCAAAGATCGCATCGCCTCGCTGCATCTGGGTCCGCTGCTCACCGCGGCCGAACGGCAATATCTTTCCTGCGATGCCACGTGCGAGGTGTGGTTCGAGCGCAGCGGGCAGGTGATCGGTGCGGGACGGACCACGCGCACGATCAATCGCCGGCTGCGTCGTGCGCTCGAACACCGCCACCCCACCTGCGCTGTCCCCGGCTGCGGGGCCACCCGCGGTCTGCACGCCCACCACATCCAGCACTGGGAAGACGGCGGCACCACCGAACTGGACAACCTCGTGCTGGTCTGCCCCTACCACCACCGCCTGCACCACCGCGGCGGCATCACCATCACCGGACCCGCACCCAACATCACCGTCACCGACAGTGACGGACGCCAACTCCACTCCAGTTCGCTGGCGCGACCACCCAATCGAC
It encodes the following:
- a CDS encoding HpcH/HpaI aldolase/citrate lyase family protein gives rise to the protein MDVQATAEQPDPSHGSRIDPVLARSWLLVNGAQYDRFAPAAISRADIVVLDIEDAVAPKDKAGARDNVIRWLDEGNSDWVRVNGFGTPWWADDLDALSKTKVGGIMLAMVESVDHVTETAKRLPNVPIVALVETARGLERITEIAATKGTFRLAFGIGDFRRDTGFGDNPTTLAYARSRFTIAAKAAHLPSAIDGPTVGSSALKLSEATAVSAEFGMTGKICLTPDQCPTVNEGLSPSAEEISWAKEFFTEFERDGGEIRNGSDLPRIARANKILDLARSYGIEPSEFDDVDDPAHIPAPSDTYHY
- the thyX gene encoding FAD-dependent thymidylate synthase, whose product is MADIAPLRVQLIAKTDFLPPSDVPWSTDAEGGPALVEFAGRACYQSWSKPNPRTATNESFVRHIIDVGHFSVLEHASVSFYITGISRSATHELIRHRHFSYSQLSQRYVPEHDSEVVLPPGMEDEPELAEIFAAAADASRAAYTELLAKLEAKYMGDEPGDSKAVLRRKQARQAARAVLPNATETRIVVTGNYRAWRHFIAMRASEHADLEIRRLAVECLRQLIDVAPQAFSDFEIYALADGTEVATSPLATEA
- a CDS encoding nucleoside deaminase, which gives rise to MAAQGVASRLLDIMEFDVLPMTERGVAAGNKVFGAALLRKSDMSLVVAGTNSETDNPLLHGEISTLNQFYAMPDRPTTQDLMFLSSHEPCPLCLSAITWAGFDNFYYFFTFEDSRDAFGIPHDLKILEEVFGVEDGEYRHTNAFWTAHSIGDLVEAEPEPLRTQLRTQDQRIRDVYAGLSQQYQDSKGNNDIPFN
- a CDS encoding mycofactocin-coupled SDR family oxidoreductase, yielding MRALDGKVAFITGAARGQGRAEAIRLASDGANIIAVDICDQIASVPYPLATPDDLALTVKLVEDTGARIVAQQADVRDQDGLKSALAAGLDELGRLDIVIANAGIAPMDTGQAGWRDVVDVNLTGTYHTVEVAIPTLIEQGEGGSIVLISSVAGLVGMVSGDPGAMGYTAAKHGIVGLMRQYANILAEHSIRVNSVHPTGVNTPMIDNDFVRAWLQRMGPQAGGNALPVPAVEPEDIANAVAWLVSDAARYVTGVTLPVDAGAIVKR
- a CDS encoding ribonuclease J: MNEELAPPGPLVPGGLRVTALGGVSEIGRNMTVFEHLGKLLIVDCGVLFPTHDEPGVDLILPDLRLVQDRLDDVEALVLTHAHEDHIGAIPFLLKLRPDIPVVGSKFTLALVAEKCREHRIKPVFEEVDEGQSSTHGVFECEYFAVNHSIPGCLAIAIHTGAGTVLHTGDIKLDQSPPDGKPTDLPGMSRLGDAGVDLFLCDSTNSEIPGVGPSESEIGPNIHRLMRGAQGRVIVACFASNVGRVQQIIDAAVALDRKVAFVGRSMVRNMGIAKELGYLTLTNNDDIIDIGAAEMMPPERVVLVTTGTQGETMAALSRMSRGEHRSITLTPGDLIIMSSSQIPGNEEAIFGVLDALAKIGARVVTNAHVRVHVSGHAYAGELLFLYNGVRPRNVMPVHGTWRMLRANAALAARTGVPEENIVLAENGVSVDLVAGRASIAGAVSTGKMFVDGLVHGDVGETVVGERLTLSSGFIGVTVVLRSGTGKLAAAPQLHSRGFSEDPKALEPATRKVQEALETLAAEQVTDVARIAQAVRRAVGKWVGEAYRRQPMIVPTVIEV
- a CDS encoding putative quinol monooxygenase; its protein translation is MPIVVVATMKAKPESVDAVRDACKQAIEAVHSEPGCDLYALHEADGTFVFVEQWTDADALTAHSQAPAVATLFGTVGELLDGAPDIKMLQPVVGGDPAKGALRP
- the dapA gene encoding 4-hydroxy-tetrahydrodipicolinate synthase; translation: MIVSTSGFDVTAQLGTVLTAMATPFKPDGSLDTDAAARLATRLVDAGCDGLVLSGTTGESPTTTDGEKLTLLRAVLEAVGDRARIIAGAGTYDTEHSIELARACQGEGAHGLLVVTPYYSRPPQSGLIAHFTAIADATPLPVVLYDIPPRSAIPIEWDTIRTLAGHPNIVAIKDAKGDLHGGGQIIAETGLAYYSGDDALNLPWLAMGAVGFVSVWGHVAASQLRDMLSAFNSGDVATARKINVTLGPLADAQARLGGVTFAKEGLRLQGFDAGEPRLPQMPATSEQIDALAADMRAATVLR
- a CDS encoding dienelactone hydrolase family protein, with protein sequence MPTITDSITTADGTCRVSLHTPDGDGPWPGIVMYPDAGGARQTFRDMGDQLAAYGYAVLVPDVYYRDGDWAPFEMASVFTDENERKRLFSMISKVTPDMMAADAGAFFDYLVSRPEVSGEVFGTTGYCMGGRTSLVVAGRVPDRVAAAMSFHGGGLAADDPGSPHLLADQMQAAVYVGGAENDASFTTDAAETLAKALTAANVEYLIEWYAAGHGFAVPDNAPYDQAAAQRHWDAMESFFGVHLG
- a CDS encoding winged helix-turn-helix domain-containing protein; translated protein: MSRLTATQARRIAVAAQGFADQKPTGPVTRAHLRRLISRIQVLQLDSVSVAVRAHYAPVFSRLGPYDRDVLDRAAWSHTARSPRLLVEYWAHEAALMAVDDWPLLRWRMREYTHGRWGREIVKKNGRLADDIVAAIAELGPATAGQIEAHLGAEQRGRKGPWWDRSDTKWVTEALWSAGVLTTATRVGFARHYDLTERVLPPDVVARDVGDDEAVRELILRAAGALGVGTEADIRDYFRLSPKQSKPAVAKLVADGELETVDVDGWAAPAYMPAGHKIPRRDRGTALLCPFDPLIFFRPRVERLFAFHYRIEIYVPQPKRQFGYYVWPFLLDGRLVGRVDLKADRTQGALNVVGAFAEPGEQPARVAAALAPELRTMATWLGLADVRVGKRGDLAPLLRRATRGLS
- a CDS encoding thymidylate synthase, which translates into the protein MSTPYEDLLRLVLEHGTPKADRTGTGTRSLFGHQMRYDLTAGFPLLTTKKVHTKSIVYELLWFLRGDSNVRWLQEHGVTIWDEWASDTGDLGPVYGVQWRSWPTPSGEHIDQISAALELLKTDPDSRRNIVSAWNVGEIPQMALPPCHAFFQFYVADGRLSCQLYQRSADLFLGVPFNIASYALLTHMMAAQAGLGVGEFIWTGGDCHIYDNHVQQVTEQLSREPRPYPELVLAPRDSIFDYTYDDVVIKNYDPHPAIKAPVAV
- a CDS encoding DUF4193 domain-containing protein, which produces MPTDYDAPRARNADDVGDESLEDLTARRREQVDVAVLDVADGDAVDAIDLPDIDLSGEELTVRVIPKQANEFTCSSCFLVQHRNRLALQSGDRLVCADCV
- a CDS encoding dihydrofolate reductase — translated: MTTVGLIWAQSSTGVIGRDGGIPWRLPEDQARFKELTMGRTVVMGRLTWESLPAKVRPLPGRKNVVLTRQADYMADGAHVVPLLQDALTDDITWVIGGEQIYALALPLATRCEVTEVEIDLPRDDGDVVAPTLDETWIGTAGEWLTSSTGLRYRFFSYVRP